From the Solanum pennellii chromosome 4, SPENNV200 genome, one window contains:
- the LOC107017377 gene encoding transport and Golgi organization 2 homolog, translating to MCIVVFIWEADSRYSLVLLLNRDEYHNRPTKEVHWWEDGEIVGGKDEVGGGTWLASSTNGKLAFLTNVLELHTLPHAKTRGDLPVRFLQSNKSPMEFAKELVNEGNEYNGFNLILADIKTKKMVYVTNRPKGEPTTIQEVQPGIHVLSNAKLDSPWPKAQRLKLNFKKMLDVYEVNDEKICVKEMIEKLMRDTTKADKSKLPCICSTDWELELSSIFVEVDTPLGCYGTRSTTALTIEVGGKVSFYELYLENNMWKEQIVNYRIEKLQMQ from the exons ATGTGTATAGTAGTGTTTATTTGGGAAGCAGATAGTAGATATTCATTAGTGTTATTATTGAATAGAGATGAATATCATAATAGGCCAACAAAGGAAGTTCATTGGTGGGAAGATGGAGAAATTGTTGGTGGCAAAGATGAAGTTGGTGGTGGCACTTGGTTGGCTTCTTCAACTAATGGTAAATTGGCTTTTCTTACTAATGTTTTGGAACTTCATACACTTCCTCATGCCAAAACTAGAGGTGACCTACCTGTTCGATTTTTACAG AGCAATAAAAGCCCAATGGAGTTTGCAAAAGAGTTGGTGAATGAAGGGAATGAATACAAtgggtttaatttaattttggcagatattaaaactaaaaaaatggtATATGTAACAAATAGGCCCAAAGGAGAGCCCACAACAATACAAGAAGTCCAACCAGGTATTCATGTGCTGTCCAATGCAAAACTGGACTCTCCTTGGCCCAAG GCTCAAAGACTGaagttaaattttaagaaaatgttgGATGTTTACGAAGTGAATGACGAGAAAATCTGCGTCAAAGAGATGATAGAAAAATTGATGAGAGATACCACTAAAGCTGATAAAAGTAAATTGCCTTGTATTTGTTCTACGGATTGGGAGTTGGAACTTAGCTCTATTTTCGTGGAAGTTGACACTCCACTG GGGTGTTATGGTACTAGAAGTACAACAGCATTGACAATTGAAGTGGGAGGAAAAGTAAGCTTTTATGAGTTGTACCTTGAGAACAACATGTGGAAAGAGCAAATTGTCAACTATCGGATTGAAAAACTCCAAATGCAATAA